The following proteins come from a genomic window of Miscanthus floridulus cultivar M001 chromosome 2, ASM1932011v1, whole genome shotgun sequence:
- the LOC136536999 gene encoding uncharacterized protein encodes MPEDLLESIGQRLALGHDAAFFRSACSPWRAAVPFATFVPLLLLPFDPDSDRVDFYCVPEKKVLSKTLPDVRGKVVCGSSCGWVALMDEAASVTLLNPFAGARARAPRVELLPAGEHIASASSSECVSRVHGGWVLHHTNGYRDANATGRAIKQEDMRDVFFHEIVLSAPPDADGHECMAMAMLGCSTEVTFYRVEIDSAWTLLDTKLEFSMGSIVHCQDKFLAIDCTREISVCSSNAADATPTATLLPSLSPPAGLYHRSYLESNGELHIVGAMVSTFHET; translated from the coding sequence atgccagaggatctcctcgagtccatcgggcagcgtctcgcgttaggccacgacgcggcgttcttccgatccgcttgctccccatggcgcgccgccgtCCCATTCGCGACCTTTGTGCCActcctgctgctcccgttcgaccccgaCTCGGACCGCGTCGACTTCTACTGCGTCCcagagaagaaggtcttgtccaagacgctgcccgatgTGCGCGGCAAGGTGGTGTgtggctcctcgtgtgggtgggTGGCGCTCATGGATGAGGCGGCGTCCGTGACGCTACTGAATCCATTCGCTGGTGCCCGTGCTCGtgccccccgcgttgagctccTGCCAGCAGGTGAACACATCGCGTCGGCGTCCTCATCAGAAtgcgtgtctagggtccacggcgGGTGGGTCCTCCATCACACCAACGGCTACAGGGACGCAAATGCCacaggcagagccatcaagcaagaagacatgagggacgtgtttttccatgagatcgtgctctcggcaCCGCCTGATGCCGACGGCCATGagtgcatggccatggccatgcttgggtgctccacggaggtcacGTTCTATCGGGTTGAAATCGACAGTGCATGGACGCTGCTggacaccaaactggagttctccaTGGGGTCCATCGTTCATTGCCAAGAtaagttcttggcgatcgactgcactaGAGAAATCTCTGTCTGCAGCAGCAACGCTGCCGacgctactccaaccgcgacACTACTaccatcgctgtcgccacctgcggggctctACCACCGTAGCTACCTGGAATCAAAtggtgagctgcacattgtgggtgccatggtgagcacatTCCATGAGACatag